The genomic interval TACAATCATCTTCATCAAGTACAATCATGCCTCCAGAACCAACGATAGCACCTAATTGATTCAGGGATTCGTAGTCAACAGGAGTATCGAAGTATTTTTCGGGAATAACTCCTCCACTTGGCCCACCAGTTTGAACAGCTTTGATTTTCTTACCTGTGGGTGAACCACCACCAATTTCATATATTAATTCTCTAATAGTAATACCCATTGGAACCTCAACAAGCCCCGTATTTTTCACTTTTCCTGCGAGTGCAAATACTTTGGTACCTGGAGATTTTTCTGTTCCCCATTGTCTGAACCATTCTGGACCGTTGTTAATTATAGGAGGGACACAGGCAAGGGTTTCAACATTATTTATATTACTGGGTTTACCCCACAATCCTTTTTGCGCTGGATAAGGAGGTTTTACTCTTGGTTGACCACGTTGGCCTTCAATTGAATTAATGAGAGCTGTTTCCTCACCACATACAAATGCGCCAGCGCCTATCCTAATTTCAATATCGAAAGAAAAACCACTATCAAGAATATTTTCACCTAAAAAACCATATTCTCGGGCTTGTTTTAATGCTTCGGTTAACCTTTCTATCGCAATTGGATATTCTGCTCTAACATATACAAATCCTTTAGTTGCTCCGATAGCATAACCTGCTATAGTCATTGCTTCGATAATTGTGTGAGGATCTCCTTCCAATATAGATCTATCCATAAAAGCTCCGGGATCGCCTTCATCGGCATTACAAATCATATATTTTTCGTCGCCTGGTGATTTTCTAGCAAATTCCCATTTCAAACCTGTTGGGAATCCAGCTCCTCCTCTTCCTCTAAGGCCACTATCTTTGATTACTTTGATTACTTCTTCAGGAGTCATTTGTTTTAAAGCTTTATGTAAAGCAAAATATCCATCTCTTGCAATATATTCGTCAATATTAAGTGGGTCAATTACCCCCAAATTCCTTGTAGCAATTTTAACTTGTTTTGAAAAAAACGGAATTTCTTTCTGAGGTTGAGGCACAATTTTTCCTTTATCTCCCTGGTAAAGATATTCTTGGACAATCCTTCCTTTAAGAAGATGTTCTTCAACAATTGTTTCAGCAGCTTCAGGTGTTAATTTTTGATAGTAAACACCTTCTGGATAAATAACCATTATTGGGCCTAGACTACAAGCACCCATACAACCTGTTTCGATAATTTTAATTGCATCTTGCAAATTATATTCTTTTAATTTTCTTTCAAGAGCTTCTTTTACACTTTCTTCACCCGAAGAAATACAAGCTCCACCTGCACAAATTAAGATTGTATTTGTAGTTAGGGGCATTCTTTTCAAACCTCCTTATTCTTCTCCTTGTTTTACAATTAAATCTCCGACAAGTTCTCCAGCAATAATGTGTTGTTTTACAATCCTTTTTGCATTATCGGGAGTAACATGACCATAAACAACAGGTGTTTCACCTTCGATTTCGATTTTTACAGTTGGTTCAACTTCACACAGTCCCATACATCCAGATTGTACGACTGAAATGTCATCAACGTTAAATTCATTTAGTGCTTCAACAATGGCATTCAACGTTTCTTTAGCGCCTGCCGCTATTCCACAGGTTCCCATTGCAACAACAATTCTTCCTCTCTTTCCAGATTCCCTCATTTTAACGTTTTTTAAGGTTTCTTCTTTTATTTTCATAAGATCTTCTAAACTTTTTATTTTAGCCATTATTCCCCCTCCTTGTATTTTTTAATAATACTTGGAACCATATCTGGAGTTACTTTTCCATAAAAATCTTTTTCCCCAATAAGAACAACAGGAGCCATACTACATGCTCCAAGACATCTTACACCATGAACTGAGAAGAGTCCATCCTTAGAAACTTCACTTTCTTTTACATCAAGTTCACTTAAGAATCTATCTAAGATTCTATCTGCACCTTTTACATAACATGCAGTACCTAAACAAATTTTTATTTGGACTTTACCTTTTGGTTTTGTTGAAAAAAAGTTGTAAAAAGTAACAACACCATAGACTGTCGAGGTTGGAATATTTAGCTTTTCAGCTATATAATCTTGAACTTCCTTAGGAAGCCAGCCGAAAAGTTCTTGGGCCTTGTGTAAGACATTTATTAGTATTCCTTTTTTTTCTTTTATACTTTCAATATAATCATCAAGCTCCTTATAGAGCTCTGCGTGTTTTTCACAAGTTTCCAACACGGTCACCTCCCAGTTTGATCTCCACTACAAAATTTATTATATCACTAAAAGTAAAAAAATTCACATATCATATGTTATTTTTTAGAAAACAATTTTTGACATAATTAGTAATTATAGCTTTAAAATAGCTGAATTTACAAAAATTAAGGAATTTATCTTTGCGATTTTATTTCACAAAGAATTTTCGTAAGTGAATTTTTTGGAAAATAAATTTTTATTCAAAAAAAGTATTTAAAATTTTATTTTCTATAATCCTATTTTCATCAAAATCGTCTAGTTGTAAATACCACATCATAGTGTTTATAGCAGCTTTTAAAGGAATCATTCCAATGATTTCTGAATTTATTACAGGGACACCATACCTTTGAGCTTCACGCTTAATTGTTTCAAACACTCTGAAAATAGGGCTTTTTTTGTAGTTTGTTAAATTCATTGAGACTTGAACCATTCCTTTTTCTTTAAGTTCTACACCTATGGCTTTTACATATCTAAATCCCCCACTAATATGTCTGACAGCTCTAGCAATTTTGTTAGCAATTTCAATGTTTGTAGTTCCCAGATTAACGTTAAAAGCAATTAAATATTCTCTAGCGCCTACAGCTACAACTCCGGCTGTTGGATGAACTTCATTTGGGCCATAATCAGGGGCCCATTTGGGATCTTTAATTTTATCAAAAAAACCTTCAAATTCTCCTTTCCTTATATTTGCTAAATTTTCGCGTTCAGGGGAAGTAGCAGATTTTTCGTATAAATAAACGGGTATATTTAATTCACTTCCGATTCTCTTGCCAATCCTTTTTGACATTTCGATACATTCTTTCATCTCAGTATTCATTACGGGAATAAATGGAATAACGTCGACTGCTCCCATTCTTGGGTGTTCCCCTTTATGGTCTCGCAGATCAATTAATTCAACAGCTTTTTTAGTCATGTCGAAAACTGCGTGTTCAATATCTTCAGGCTCACCAACCAATGTAACTACTGATCTGTTATGATCGAAATCCATTGACCAGTCAAGTATTTTTACCTTTGAATATTTTTCAGCTTCAGATAAAATTTCTCTAACAATATTTTCTCTTCTACCTTCACTAAAATTAGGAACGCTTTCGACTAGTTTCATTTTATCCCTCCTATTTCTTTGACAATTTTTAAAATTTCATTTGAAATACCAGGATTTGAAAATATGAAGCTTCCTTTATCCAACAGATTCGGCTTTTTTCCTTTAAAATCGACAATTTCTCCACCTGATTCTTTCACAATTAAATACGCTGCAGCTATATCCCATGAATTTGCCTTTTTTGCAACAAAAAAGTCGAATTTTCCTGCTGCGACATAACTTGCTGAAATAGCAGCACTTCCCAAAATTCTAATTCTCCTTACTTTATCTTCCAATTTTGAAATGAACAATCCTGTGAAATCTTTGGAAAATCCTACACTTCCAACTGTTTCGTTTAAAGAATATTTGCTTGTAATTTTTAATTTTAAACCATTTAAGTAGGAACCTTGATTTTTGATTCCTACAAAAGTTTCATTATTAACTGGAGAATGAACTATCCCAAAAACGGGTTTATAATCTTCAAAATAGGCAATTGAAACTGCAAAAGAAGGCAATCCATGAATGAAGTTTATAGTACCATCAATA from Thermosipho atlanticus DSM 15807 carries:
- the ftcD gene encoding glutamate formimidoyltransferase codes for the protein MKLVESVPNFSEGRRENIVREILSEAEKYSKVKILDWSMDFDHNRSVVTLVGEPEDIEHAVFDMTKKAVELIDLRDHKGEHPRMGAVDVIPFIPVMNTEMKECIEMSKRIGKRIGSELNIPVYLYEKSATSPERENLANIRKGEFEGFFDKIKDPKWAPDYGPNEVHPTAGVVAVGAREYLIAFNVNLGTTNIEIANKIARAVRHISGGFRYVKAIGVELKEKGMVQVSMNLTNYKKSPIFRVFETIKREAQRYGVPVINSEIIGMIPLKAAINTMMWYLQLDDFDENRIIENKILNTFFE
- a CDS encoding (2Fe-2S) ferredoxin domain-containing protein translates to MAKIKSLEDLMKIKEETLKNVKMRESGKRGRIVVAMGTCGIAAGAKETLNAIVEALNEFNVDDISVVQSGCMGLCEVEPTVKIEIEGETPVVYGHVTPDNAKRIVKQHIIAGELVGDLIVKQGEE
- a CDS encoding inositol monophosphatase family protein — translated: MNKLDLAIKISRKVGYYLLQYWGDSGEVEQKSSFSDLVTQHDKNVQNIIISEIKNYFPNDGILAEEGVDERGKNLWIIDPIDGTINFIHGLPSFAVSIAYFEDYKPVFGIVHSPVNNETFVGIKNQGSYLNGLKLKITSKYSLNETVGSVGFSKDFTGLFISKLEDKVRRIRILGSAAISASYVAAGKFDFFVAKKANSWDIAAAYLIVKESGGEIVDFKGKKPNLLDKGSFIFSNPGISNEILKIVKEIGGIK
- the nuoF gene encoding NADH-quinone oxidoreductase subunit NuoF — protein: MPLTTNTILICAGGACISSGEESVKEALERKLKEYNLQDAIKIIETGCMGACSLGPIMVIYPEGVYYQKLTPEAAETIVEEHLLKGRIVQEYLYQGDKGKIVPQPQKEIPFFSKQVKIATRNLGVIDPLNIDEYIARDGYFALHKALKQMTPEEVIKVIKDSGLRGRGGAGFPTGLKWEFARKSPGDEKYMICNADEGDPGAFMDRSILEGDPHTIIEAMTIAGYAIGATKGFVYVRAEYPIAIERLTEALKQAREYGFLGENILDSGFSFDIEIRIGAGAFVCGEETALINSIEGQRGQPRVKPPYPAQKGLWGKPSNINNVETLACVPPIINNGPEWFRQWGTEKSPGTKVFALAGKVKNTGLVEVPMGITIRELIYEIGGGSPTGKKIKAVQTGGPSGGVIPEKYFDTPVDYESLNQLGAIVGSGGMIVLDEDDCMVDVAKFFLEFTVDESCGKCTPCREGTKLMYEILDRITRGEGTEEDIEILENLGNVIKDSSLCGLGQTAPNPVLSTLRYYKDEYIAHVKDKSCPAKKCKELISYVIDPEKCVGCTACARVCPVNCISGEVRKVHEIDQDTCVKCGSCIEVCRFDAISKVTPALD
- a CDS encoding NADH-quinone oxidoreductase subunit NuoE family protein — encoded protein: METCEKHAELYKELDDYIESIKEKKGILINVLHKAQELFGWLPKEVQDYIAEKLNIPTSTVYGVVTFYNFFSTKPKGKVQIKICLGTACYVKGADRILDRFLSELDVKESEVSKDGLFSVHGVRCLGACSMAPVVLIGEKDFYGKVTPDMVPSIIKKYKEGE